A part of Podarcis muralis chromosome 13, rPodMur119.hap1.1, whole genome shotgun sequence genomic DNA contains:
- the STARD3 gene encoding stAR-related lipid transfer protein 3, whose translation MSKLWGLQNGDLEQSLPAIASSLSHSLSPHHFFSPERRRAISDVRRTFCLFVTFDLLFVSLLWIIELNATKSIQESLKYEIIEYNFKTSFFDIFLLAFFRFSVLLLGYAVLKLRHWWVIAVTTLVSSAFLIVKVILSDLLNKGAFGYLLPIISFVLAWLETWFLDFKVLPQEAEEEQWYLAAQAAVARGPRLYSGALSDGQFYSPPESVAGSDDSDDELLGKRTLTDQEREYIQQGKAAMEVVDQILAQEENWTFERCSEFGDTVHSLEMPYYGKVFILKAILQCPAEIVYQEMILQPEKMVLWNKTLLACQILQRIDDNTTVSYDVAAGAAAGVVSPRDFINVRRIERRRDRYISSGMATVHSARPPTSKYVRAENGPGGFVALKCPTNPNLCTLFWILNTDLKGRLPRYLINQSLSATMTEFVFHLRKRVMEVMARS comes from the exons ATGAGCAAGCTGTGGGGCTTGCAGAACGGTGACCTGGAGCAGAGTCTTCCCGCCATTGCATCCTCTCTTTCCCACAGCCTCTCCCCGCACCACTTCTTCTCTCCCGAGAGGAGGCGAGCCATTTCTGACGTGCGTCGGACCTTCTGCCTCTTTGTGACCTTCGATCTTCTCTTCGTCTCGCTCCTCTGGATAATTGAACTGAAC GCAACCAAAAGCATCCAGGAGAGTCTGAAGTATGAAATCATCGAGTACAACTTTAAAACGTCCTTTTTTGACATATTT CTCTTGGCTTTCTTCCGGTTTTCGGTGCTGCTCCTGGGATATGCTGTCCTCAAGCTCCGCCACTGGTGGGTCATTGCG gtCACTACATTGGTGTCCAGTGCCTTCCTGATTGTGAAAGTTATCCTTTCGGAT CTGCTGAACAAAGGGGCTTTTGGCTATCTGCTGCCCATCATTTCCTTTGTCCTTGCCTGGCTGGAAACGTGGTTTCTGGATTTTAAAGTCTTGCCCCAAGAGGCTGAGGAAGAGCAAT GGTACCTGGCAGCTCAAGCTGCTGTGGCCCGAGGACCCCGTCTTTATTCAGGGGCGCTTTCAGATGGCCAGTTCTACTCCCCTCCAGAATCCGTTGCAG GATCAGATGACTCGGATGATGAACTTTTGGGAAAGAGGACATTAACCGACCAG GAAAGAGAATACATCCAACAAGGCAAAGCAGCGATGGAGGTGGTCGACCAGATCTTAGCCCAAGAGGAGAACTGGACATTTGAGAGATGCAGT GAGTTTGGCGACACGGTTCACTCTCTGGAAATGCCATATTACGGCAAGGTGTTCATCTTGAAG GCAATTCTACAGTGTCCTGCCGAGATAGTTTACCAGGAGATGATTCTTCAGCCGGAGAAGATGGTCCTGTGGAATAAAACCTTGTTAGCATGCCAG ATCTTGCAACGGATTGATGACAACACAACTGTATCCTACGATGTGgcagctggtgctgctgctggcgTTGTGTCACCCAG GGACTTCATAAATGTGCGTCGGATTGAGAGGAGGAGAGACCGGTACATTTCATCAGGGATGGCAACAGTTCACAGCGCACGTCCCCCTACTTCCAAATATGTCAG AGCGGAAAATGGTCCAGGTGGTTTCGTTGCTCTGAAATGTCCCACTAATCCGAACCTCTGTACCTTGTTCTGGATACTCAATACAGACCTCAAG GGCCGGCTTCCCCGCTACCTCATCAACCAAAGCTTGAGCGCCACCATGACGGAATTTGTTTTCCACCTGCGCAAACGTGTTATGGAGGTCATGGCGAGGTCTTAG